A single region of the Flavobacteriales bacterium genome encodes:
- a CDS encoding LD-carboxypeptidase gives MPPFLEDGDTIAAIAPSRWVPEGVLENARNILAGLGLNLVWDASINEQSGQFAGEDRHRASSMMKAWSNVEVKALWAARGGYGAQRILETLDSKAMQDAPKWFIGFSDSTAIHARLNQLGILSIHAPVLSMVPLVPVEDVDACASILQGGIWKGLECVPHPL, from the coding sequence ATGCCCCCCTTCCTTGAAGATGGAGACACTATAGCCGCCATAGCGCCCTCCCGCTGGGTGCCTGAGGGAGTTCTTGAGAATGCACGGAACATCTTAGCTGGGCTGGGGCTGAATCTCGTATGGGATGCTTCTATCAACGAGCAATCCGGTCAATTTGCGGGGGAAGACCGCCATCGGGCAAGCTCGATGATGAAGGCTTGGTCCAACGTAGAGGTGAAGGCCTTATGGGCCGCACGAGGGGGATATGGTGCGCAGCGGATACTCGAAACACTTGATTCTAAAGCGATGCAAGATGCGCCCAAGTGGTTCATCGGTTTCAGCGATAGCACAGCGATACATGCTCGTTTGAATCAATTGGGCATCCTGTCCATACATGCTCCTGTGCTCAGCATGGTGCCCTTGGTCCCTGTGGAGGATGTGGATGCTTGTGCTTCGATCCTGCAGGGTGGTATATGGAAGGGGTTGGAATGTGTCCCCCATCCGTTGAA
- the metG gene encoding methionine--tRNA ligase — protein MARKFTITSALPYANGPLHIGHVAGAYLNADIYVRHLRSKGDDVLWVCGSDEHGAAITIRAQKDGVSPKEVVDRYHLQIEESFKKFGISFDFYHRTSSKLHHQTASDFFLELYKKDSFIEQETEQFFDEETQMFLADRYIKGTCPNCSYTEAYGDQCERCGSALSPRELIDPKSTLSGSSPVLKKTTHWFLPMDRHEDWIKKWLEVGVLDGKDHHDPEQWKKHVLGQCRSWVEAGLQPRAMTRDLSWGVPVPLDQAKDKVLYVWLDAPIGYISATKAWCEEQGKDWKEYWQNEDRQLIHFIGKDNIVFHCIIFPIILKQHGGYNLPVNVPANEFLNLEGDKISTSRNHAVWLHEYLEDFPARIDELRYVLTSILPETKDSEFTWDDYQARVNNELVAILGNFVNRCLVLCGKYYDGHAPDPESIPTPSPELQKLFDENLEEISKAIEGFRFREALQHAMKGARIGNKFLAESEPWKSIKTDPEQTKAVLYTSLELVQHLTLALEPFLPDAVERLKEMLGDCATEVKAGAALGKAAHLFKPVDDQEIKVQKKKLEPTMESEEQTAEVENISFNDFTRMDIRIGTIRSAERVEGADKLLKLQVDIGSEERTVVSGIAEHYTSDEVIEKQVCLLTHLEPRKIRGVMSQGMVLMAEDEEGRLRFVSPDAPIAAGSTVR, from the coding sequence ATGGCAAGAAAATTCACCATCACATCAGCATTACCCTATGCCAATGGCCCCTTGCACATCGGCCACGTAGCGGGGGCTTATCTGAATGCAGACATCTATGTCAGGCACCTGAGGTCCAAGGGAGACGATGTGCTCTGGGTATGCGGTAGTGATGAGCACGGTGCTGCCATCACTATACGAGCACAGAAGGACGGGGTCTCACCAAAGGAGGTGGTCGATCGATACCATCTCCAGATCGAGGAGAGCTTCAAGAAATTCGGAATATCCTTCGACTTCTATCACCGCACCTCGAGTAAGCTTCATCACCAGACGGCAAGCGATTTTTTCTTAGAACTGTATAAGAAGGACTCATTCATCGAACAGGAGACAGAGCAGTTCTTCGATGAAGAGACGCAGATGTTCCTGGCTGACCGATACATCAAGGGCACCTGCCCCAATTGCTCTTACACAGAAGCCTATGGCGATCAGTGTGAGCGCTGTGGAAGCGCGCTTTCACCCAGGGAGCTGATCGACCCCAAATCGACCTTATCAGGATCGAGTCCGGTGCTGAAGAAGACCACCCACTGGTTCCTTCCCATGGATAGGCACGAGGACTGGATAAAGAAATGGCTGGAAGTGGGAGTCTTGGACGGGAAGGACCACCATGACCCTGAGCAGTGGAAAAAACACGTGCTAGGGCAATGTAGGTCCTGGGTCGAGGCGGGTCTTCAGCCTAGGGCGATGACCAGAGACCTCAGCTGGGGAGTGCCCGTGCCCCTGGATCAGGCCAAAGACAAGGTGCTCTATGTCTGGTTGGACGCACCCATAGGCTATATCAGTGCTACCAAGGCATGGTGTGAAGAGCAAGGAAAAGACTGGAAGGAGTATTGGCAGAATGAGGATCGGCAATTGATCCACTTCATCGGGAAAGATAATATCGTGTTCCACTGCATCATCTTCCCCATCATCCTCAAGCAGCATGGGGGCTACAACCTTCCGGTCAACGTACCAGCCAATGAATTCTTGAATCTCGAGGGCGATAAGATCAGCACATCACGAAATCACGCGGTCTGGCTGCATGAGTATCTAGAAGACTTCCCTGCACGAATAGATGAGCTGCGCTATGTGCTCACCTCCATTCTTCCTGAGACCAAGGACAGCGAGTTCACGTGGGACGATTATCAGGCGCGAGTGAATAATGAATTGGTGGCCATTCTCGGAAATTTCGTGAATCGATGTCTGGTGCTCTGTGGCAAGTACTATGACGGTCATGCACCAGACCCGGAGAGCATTCCTACTCCCAGCCCAGAGCTTCAAAAGCTATTCGATGAGAATCTGGAGGAGATCAGCAAGGCCATTGAAGGCTTCCGATTCAGGGAGGCGCTCCAACACGCGATGAAAGGCGCGCGGATCGGCAACAAATTCTTGGCAGAGAGCGAACCTTGGAAATCGATCAAAACGGACCCCGAACAGACCAAGGCCGTGCTGTACACTTCATTAGAACTGGTCCAACACCTTACCTTGGCTCTTGAGCCTTTCCTGCCTGATGCGGTAGAACGGCTCAAAGAGATGCTTGGAGACTGTGCCACCGAAGTCAAAGCAGGAGCTGCTTTGGGAAAAGCCGCCCATCTCTTCAAGCCGGTAGATGACCAGGAGATAAAAGTTCAAAAGAAAAAACTCGAACCCACCATGGAAAGCGAAGAGCAAACCGCAGAGGTAGAGAACATCTCCTTCAACGACTTCACACGAATGGACATCCGTATCGGCACCATACGCTCAGCAGAGCGGGTTGAAGGTGCGGATAAACTACTCAAACTACAGGTCGATATAGGGAGCGAAGAGCGAACAGTGGTGTCGGGTATTGCGGAACATTACACCAGCGATGAGGTCATTGAGAAACAGGTGTGTCTATTGACCCATCTGGAACCCAGGAAGATACGAGGGGTGATGAGCCAAGGTATGGTGTTGATGGCAGAAGATGAGGAGGGGCGCTTGCGATTTGTGAGTCCAGATGCACCTATCGCAGCCGGATCGACCGTTCGCTAA